The following are from one region of the Pseudohongiella spirulinae genome:
- the purE gene encoding 5-(carboxyamino)imidazole ribonucleotide mutase, with protein MTTPTHPLVGVIMGSKSDWSTMSHTAEMLEQLGIPHEVKVVSAHRTPDLLFSYSEQAAERGIEVIIAGAGGAAHLPGMCAAKTHLPVLGVPVQSAMLSGVDSLLSIVQMPAGIAVATLAIGRAGAVNAALLAGSILGNKYPDIQCAVKNFRETQTSKVLDNPDPRQD; from the coding sequence ATGACCACACCGACACACCCTCTGGTGGGCGTCATTATGGGATCAAAGTCAGACTGGTCCACAATGAGCCATACGGCCGAGATGCTGGAGCAGCTGGGTATTCCTCATGAAGTAAAGGTGGTCTCTGCGCACCGGACGCCGGATCTACTGTTCAGTTATTCGGAACAGGCTGCGGAACGTGGTATCGAAGTCATTATTGCCGGTGCCGGTGGTGCCGCTCATCTGCCAGGTATGTGCGCTGCCAAGACGCATTTACCTGTGCTGGGTGTTCCCGTACAGTCAGCCATGCTCTCAGGTGTTGATTCATTGTTATCCATAGTGCAGATGCCAGCAGGAATTGCCGTTGCTACGCTGGCTATAGGGCGAGCTGGCGCAGTGAATGCCGCTTTGCTGGCCGGTAGCATTCTGGGTAATAAATACCCCGATATTCAATGCGCCGTGAAAAACTTCCGCGAAACCCAGACCAGCAAGGTACTGGATAACCCTGACCCGCGTCAGGACTGA
- a CDS encoding 5-(carboxyamino)imidazole ribonucleotide synthase, whose protein sequence is MKIGVIGGGQLGRMLALAGTPLGMQFVFLDPASDACAAALGSHICADYSDYDHLQLLAQQVDLVTFEFENVPAETVAFLSQLVPVYPGAEALRVARDRLMEKTLFKNLGIPVAPFAEVNSQSDLEQAVAHIGLPAVLKTRTLGYDGKGQKVLREASDLHGAFASLGAVPCILESFVHFSGEVSLIAVRGRDGETRAYPLVHNTHADGILRVSRASDRHALQTLAEDYVNRILEHLDYVGVLAFEFFEVDGQLKANEIAPRVHNSGHWTIEGAECSQFENHLRAIAGLPLGSTAKVGESAMINFIGEVPDAKPLLSVEGCHLHHYNKAFKEGRKVGHLTVRCDSGDTLSETVAQIQQMI, encoded by the coding sequence ATGAAAATTGGCGTGATTGGTGGTGGTCAACTCGGGCGCATGCTGGCGTTGGCCGGCACGCCGCTGGGCATGCAGTTTGTCTTCCTGGATCCAGCCTCTGACGCCTGTGCGGCTGCTCTTGGCTCTCATATCTGTGCGGATTACAGCGACTACGATCACCTGCAACTGCTGGCTCAGCAGGTCGACCTGGTGACGTTTGAGTTCGAAAACGTGCCCGCCGAAACGGTTGCTTTTTTATCGCAACTGGTGCCGGTCTATCCGGGTGCTGAGGCATTGCGTGTCGCCCGCGACCGGCTGATGGAAAAAACCTTATTCAAAAATCTGGGTATTCCAGTAGCACCATTTGCCGAGGTGAACAGTCAGTCAGATCTGGAGCAGGCTGTCGCCCACATCGGTTTGCCGGCAGTGCTTAAAACCCGTACGCTGGGATACGATGGCAAAGGTCAGAAAGTTCTGCGCGAAGCATCAGATTTGCACGGGGCATTCGCGTCTCTTGGCGCCGTACCCTGTATTCTGGAGTCTTTTGTCCATTTCAGTGGTGAAGTATCTTTGATTGCAGTACGCGGCAGGGATGGGGAAACCCGCGCCTATCCGTTGGTACACAATACGCATGCGGACGGTATCCTGCGTGTGTCGCGTGCCAGTGACAGGCATGCACTGCAGACGCTGGCAGAGGATTATGTAAATCGCATCCTTGAGCACCTGGACTATGTTGGTGTATTGGCATTCGAATTTTTTGAAGTAGACGGGCAATTAAAGGCCAACGAAATAGCACCTCGTGTGCACAACAGCGGCCACTGGACGATAGAGGGTGCCGAGTGCAGCCAGTTCGAAAACCATCTGCGTGCGATCGCCGGTTTGCCCCTGGGCTCCACCGCGAAAGTGGGTGAAAGTGCCATGATTAACTTCATAGGCGAGGTGCCGGATGCAAAACCCCTGCTCTCTGTAGAGGGCTGTCATTTGCATCATTACAATAAAGCTTTTAAAGAAGGTCGCAAGGTGGGGCATCTGACGGTGCGTTGCGACAGTGGTGATAC